A window of Candidatus Bathyarchaeota archaeon genomic DNA:
TAGTCAAGAGAAACCTGGAGTTTGAGGAGGACCCTGAGGGGTTTAGGGAGAGATATAGGCCTAAGCAGGAGGAGCTCAGGAGGAGGATAATCGAGGCTAGGAGGCTACTGCCGAAGGTTAAGGTTCCGGACGCCGTGATCCAACTTACGGTTAGGCTCTGCATCTCCCTCGAGGTCGACGGACATAGGCCGGATATAATCATTCTTAAGGCTGCGAAAACGTTGGCCGCCTTCGAGGGTAAAACCGTGGTCGAAGCCCCGGACGTTAAGAAGGTTGCTCCGTTGGTTCTATCGCATAGGACTAGGAGGGGAGGGTTCAGGGAGCCTGCGACGCCTGAGGAGATCTACAAGGCGTTTGACAGCATATATAATGAGCTCTACTGGGATATAGTCAAGGAGATCACAGGTCTCACAGCCGGAGAGAAGAAGCCTGTCCCATCTCATCCCGTCGAACCGATGGGGGTTCGAGACAGCTCCATACGCGAGCCTAGAAAGGATTCAGAAAGTTCACGGGAGATTAAGAAGGTTGAGAGGCAGTGGTTTTTTCGGCCGACTAGCAGACCTTTGAAAGACGGGGTTAGAGCACCGTCTGTTAAGAGCATGGGTGGGGGGATTCGGTCAGAAAAACTAAGGAGTAAAGTTAGCAGGCTGATGACGCTTATCAAAGAGAGACCTTTTAGAGAGAGGAAAGCGGTTTTCCGGGAATACGAACACATGGAGAAGGGAGAGGTTAAACCTGTGCCTATACCTACGCCTGGTGCTGTGAGACGATTTAGACGAGGACATTACCTATCAGGTAGGAGGGCTAAAACCTTGACGTATACCACTACCGGGAGATACACAGGTTATGAAGACTTTAAGAGAGGATCTTCCCTGAACGTAGCGTTGATCCCGACGATCCAGACGGCTATATTGAAGGGTCATCGCTCCGACGGTGAGATGGCTGTAGAGGTTAGACCCGAGGACCTTAAGGTTAAACGTCTCTCCTCTAGGTCGGCGCTTACAATAATATTTCTCCTAGACCTGAGCGAGTCTATGGCTGACTACTTGACCGTGGTTGCGAAGGCCATAATGAGCCTACACCGAGACGCCTACGCTAAACGCGATAAAGTCGGCGTCGTAACGTTTAAGGGATTCAACGCCGAAGTCGTCTCCCATCCTGTTCGGAATCTCCTCGTAGTGGCTAGGAAAGTTCGCCATCTCAAAGCCGGTGGATATACGCCTTTACCTAGGGGGCTTATGTGCTGTTTGGAGATGATTAAGATGGAGAAGAGACGGAGTAGGGATGTCCTCCCTCTTATAATACTCATCAGCGACGGAGCCGCGAACGTCCCGTTAAGTAGCACGTTTGTAAGCCCCTTCTACTTGGATAGCATAAGGAGGGCTTATGAGGATACGATATCGTTGGCTAAGACGGCTGCTAGAATGAAAGTCCCCATAGTAGCTATAGTACCCATGGCTTCTTTCCAGAGGAGTTTAGATAGGCTTGGGGTGAGACTACTTAGAACGGTCGCAGGTATAACCGGTGGTGCATTCTATGTGGTTTCGATGCCCAAACCTAAGGGCTTAGTCGAACTCGTTAAGAAGAGCATACTTCCCAGCTACACGAGCGACGAAGAGGTAGAGACCTTAATTAAAACAGTCAGGGAAGCGGTAAACAGGTTTAGACAGCCGACTACTCTAGAGCAGATAATGATTTAATCCGAGTTTCTCCTCTAAGCGATAAGTCCCGGTGTAAAACGTAGCTAGTCGGTGTATATGTATTCGAAGTCCTTGAGCCGAGCTTTCTCTAGAGCCCGCTTTTGTTCTTCAGCACTGAGCCTTCTAAACCGTTCAGCCGCGTCTAGGATCATGGGCCAGAGCCTGACGTCGCATGCCAGCGAGTAGGTGGCGACCCCCTCCTGAGATAGCGTAAACCACACGGCTGCGTCTATCTCCTCCTGCTCGTCTAGAGGCTCATACCATGTCCGGTATCTCTTTTCCCCCTTCCACGGCCGTTTAGCTATCGCTTTAATGGCGATTACTCCGACGTCTCTATCCTTCGCGGCTTTGAGAACAGGCCTAAAGTCGCTTCGCGGCTTAGGAGACACTAGGCTGAATAGACCTATCGGGATCATCACAGTGTCGAAGTCGAACTTCTCGATGGCCTTAAGAGCGACCCTAACGTCGTGGGTCGTTACCCCTATAAACCTTATGAGACCTGTTTCCCTGGCCTCCTTAAAAGCCTCTATGGCTCCGCCTACCTCTAAGGCCTTCTCTAGATCGTCGAAATCCTTCACGGCATGCATCTGATAAAGGTCAAAGCTCTTAACACCAAGCTTCTTCAAGCTCGCGTTAAGCTCCATCCAAGCTCCATCCCTATCTCTCTTCAACGTTTTCTCTGCCAGAAACAGTTTGTCCCTGAGCTTTCGAACCCATTTCCCAAGTCTATCCTCAGCCTCACCGTAAGTGGGGGCTACGTCCACCATGTTCACGCCATGCTTTAAAGCTAGTTGAACAGCCTCGTCCACCTCCTCTTGGCTTAGCCAGCCGACGCCGCATCCACCTAGCGTTATTATCGATACCTTAAACCCCGTTCTACCGAGAACCCTATACTCCAAAAATATCCCCCTAAGAAAACAGCGGTAGGTTTGTGTTAAAGATTTCCTAAGCGTCGAAGCCTTTAAGAATGAAAGCATCTTCTTTTTACGACTCAAGGTCAAGCGGCTAAGGAGGGTGGAAGAGCTAGTGGAGTTTACCAAGGGGCTCAGGAACTTCCTCCGAAGACAAAGCTATAACTTCAAGGTCTTGATCGTCAAGAGGGGGCTAGAGTCCTTCTTCTCAGGCTTCACCAGCAACTACACCTCGGTCTACGTCACCAAGCTCGGCGCCGACCCTGTCCAACTCGGTGGACTTAACAGTCTAGGCGCCATAACATCCGCCATACTCGCGTTGCCGATGGGGTGGCTTCTGGACACCTATAGCTTAAAGAAGACATACTTGTTAACTTTGATCCTCTCTATTCTGCTTCCTCTGACGTACGCGGTTTCCATGGATTGGCGCATGGCTCTGATACCCGTCGCACTAGGCTACATAACGATGAGTGCTAGTATGGTGGTCGAGAACGTCATACTAGCAAACAGCCTCAGAGACGAGGACCGAGCCACCGGGATCGGTCTAATCCAAGCCTTAACGGGAGTGGCGATGTCGCTTTCACCGACCTTAGCAGGTTTAGTATTGAACATGCTTGGGGGGCTTGAGGTCGAGTATATGAGAGCGCTCTTCCTCATACAGTTGATCGGCTCCTGTCTGGCCTTTGCGTGGATCCTATTTAGATTTAAAGAACCTACGAACACGGTTAGAAGGTCTGTGAAGTTAAATTTCATCGAAGACCTCAAAGAGGTGTTGGCCTCAAGTAGGTCTAAGAAGTGGCTTCTAGTCGAGCTTTCCGGGGGCTTCATATTCGGCATGGTCATTCCCTTCATCTACGTGTACGCGGCTGAGGTTAAGCACGCCGATGCCTTAACCCTCGGGTTGATGGGTTCAGGCATGAACTTCACCTACATGGTATCCTCCATACCGATAGGTAAGCTTGCAGACCGTATAGGACGTAAAAAGACAATAATGCTTCTGAGACCGACCCTCTACCTTTCGATGATCCTCCTAGTGGTCGCTCCGAGCCCCGAGTACCTGATCTTGGCTATGGCGTTAAGGGGGTTTACGTGGGGAGGAATGGCCGCTTGGTCTTCGCTGGCTTTAGAACTCGTGTCCGAATCTGAGCGGGGGAGGTGGAGCGGTGTGATACAGCTTCTCAGAAACCTATTCCGCGTACCCGCTCCTCTCGTAGGAGGATATCTATGGGCTGTCTTAGACCCTTCCGCACCGTTTCTGATACTCGTTTTAACAGATATCATGTTCAGATTACCCCTTATAGCGTTGACCCCTGAGACCCTAGAGGCTAGGAACAGCCGATGAGCCGTGAGCTTGCGAGGGAAAGCACAACGTAAATATATGAAACCGTGGGTTTATTCCCAGTACCTTCCTAGGAGGTGTTTCTATGGCCGATGTTTACCTGGTTAAAGCCGTCAGGCCTAGATATGATAAGTCTGAGAGCCTTGTGAATAAGATCCCTGAGCTCATGGAGAGGGCTGGGATCAAAGACGTGGTTAAAGACGGAGACGTAGTAGCTATAAAGGTTCACTTCGGCGTGAGAGGAGGATATAGGATAATCAGACCCCAGTTCATCCGCGCGGTTGTAGATGTCGTTAAAGGACTAGGTGGAAAACCGTTTGTGACAGATACCTGGGGGTTGAACCACGTATACGATGCCTTCTACAACGGGTTAAGCTATGCGACGCTTGGGGCTCCTGTGCTACCGGCTAACGGGATCAAGGAGAACGATTTTAGGGTGGTCAAGCTGGACGAGTATTACTGGTTAAGAGAGGTCGAGGTTGCGGGTAACATATACGATGCAGACGTCTTGATAAACTTCGCCCACGCTAAAGGCCACGGAGGAGCAGGTTACGGCGGCGTTATCAAGAATATAGCGTTAGGTTGCGTAACCCAGAGGACTAGAAGGGCTCAGCACTCGAAGGAGAGGGAGGTGGGTGTGAAGGCCTTTCACGAAGCCATGGCCGACGTGGTTAAGGCGGTATTATCCAATAAGCAGGGTAAGGTTTTCCATATGCTCTGGATAATGGATGTCGTGGAGCACTGCGACTGCACGGCCTTCGGCATGATACCTTTGGTTCCAGACATAGGAGTAGCGGCTTCTAAAGACCTGGTCTCCGTTGAGAAGGCTGGGCTAGACCTTATAAACCAAGCCCCATCCGTCCCAGGGTCGGTGGCGGATAAGTATGGGCTTAAACCAGGTGAAAACAAGTTTCTACGCATACACGGTAGAGACCCCTATGTTCAAGTCGAGGTCGCCGAGAAAGCCGGTCTTGGAAGCAGCCAGTATAAGCTGATAGAGCTTTAAACATCTTTTCAAAAACATAACGTCACGGTGAAAACTTGAAGAGGCTAGTCCTATGCCTGGACATAAGCGAGAGTATGGGTTACGGAGAGCCTTCGAAGCTTAAACAGGCCGTCGAGGCGGCTGTTAAGACCGTTGAGACTTTAAGGTCTGAAACGCTTACGGGGCTTGTTGTATTCGACTCGGAGCCTGAAGTTCTTTTAGAGCCCAAGCGAATCTTCCCTAACGAGGTGAGGGAGATACTTGCATCTCTCAGGCCTAGGGGTGTCAGCCGGATAGCCGCAGGTTTAGAGAAGGCCGTTACGTTAGCGTCTTCTAACGGAGAAGTCGTACTCATATCTGACGGAAGAGCTAACCTAAGCCTAGACCGCTCCATAGGTTTTGAAGGGCTCGTAGAGCTCGAACAAGAGCTCATAGATATCGCCAAGAAAGCCTCTCAGAACCGGGTGAAGATCCATACTATAGCCGTCGGTGAGGATTCCTTTACCTGCACGTTCAAGGCTCTGTCGAATACCTCTGGAGGCAGGTTCTACTTGGCTGAGACCTTCCTAGGTTTAGCCGAAGCCTCTAAGCCGCTCATCCCTGTCTTAACGCTTGAGAACCTAACGGTTTACCCTGCTCCAGCCGAGCTGCCTGAGGCCCAGCCTACTTGGACAAGGGAGTCTCAGATGACCCACGTGGCCGTGGTATCGGATAGGCTTTACGAAGCCTATGGAGAGAGCCGGGTAGCGGTCCTCAGAAACCCGGTGAACGGTAGGGAGGCTAGGGTTGCTTTGCAGACGGTCGAGTCGCCTATACTGGCTCCGTATAGAGGCCGTAGGGCTAAAGTCGTTCAACGCTTACGTGGGGACGAGGCTATACTACTGGATAGGACCTATAGGGACTTTCTACTCGTAAAAACCA
This region includes:
- a CDS encoding VWA domain-containing protein, producing MPISTLKDKRVPFPFTAFVDQDDLKLALLLNAVNPSIGGVLIKGEKGSGKSTIVRALADLLPEIKVSEGCMFNCNPDNPAEMCENCFRKWKKGELKVAYRRMRVITVPLGITEDRLLGTLDIEKALREGVKAFQPGLLAEANRNILYIDEVNLLPDHIVDDILDAAASGWNIVERETISIAHPSRFLLIGTMNPEEGELRPQLLDRFPLSVTVTSVKDEKLRMEIVKRNLEFEEDPEGFRERYRPKQEELRRRIIEARRLLPKVKVPDAVIQLTVRLCISLEVDGHRPDIIILKAAKTLAAFEGKTVVEAPDVKKVAPLVLSHRTRRGGFREPATPEEIYKAFDSIYNELYWDIVKEITGLTAGEKKPVPSHPVEPMGVRDSSIREPRKDSESSREIKKVERQWFFRPTSRPLKDGVRAPSVKSMGGGIRSEKLRSKVSRLMTLIKERPFRERKAVFREYEHMEKGEVKPVPIPTPGAVRRFRRGHYLSGRRAKTLTYTTTGRYTGYEDFKRGSSLNVALIPTIQTAILKGHRSDGEMAVEVRPEDLKVKRLSSRSALTIIFLLDLSESMADYLTVVAKAIMSLHRDAYAKRDKVGVVTFKGFNAEVVSHPVRNLLVVARKVRHLKAGGYTPLPRGLMCCLEMIKMEKRRSRDVLPLIILISDGAANVPLSSTFVSPFYLDSIRRAYEDTISLAKTAARMKVPIVAIVPMASFQRSLDRLGVRLLRTVAGITGGAFYVVSMPKPKGLVELVKKSILPSYTSDEEVETLIKTVREAVNRFRQPTTLEQIMI
- a CDS encoding aldo/keto reductase — translated: MEYRVLGRTGFKVSIITLGGCGVGWLSQEEVDEAVQLALKHGVNMVDVAPTYGEAEDRLGKWVRKLRDKLFLAEKTLKRDRDGAWMELNASLKKLGVKSFDLYQMHAVKDFDDLEKALEVGGAIEAFKEARETGLIRFIGVTTHDVRVALKAIEKFDFDTVMIPIGLFSLVSPKPRSDFRPVLKAAKDRDVGVIAIKAIAKRPWKGEKRYRTWYEPLDEQEEIDAAVWFTLSQEGVATYSLACDVRLWPMILDAAERFRRLSAEEQKRALEKARLKDFEYIYTD
- a CDS encoding MFS transporter, giving the protein MEELVEFTKGLRNFLRRQSYNFKVLIVKRGLESFFSGFTSNYTSVYVTKLGADPVQLGGLNSLGAITSAILALPMGWLLDTYSLKKTYLLTLILSILLPLTYAVSMDWRMALIPVALGYITMSASMVVENVILANSLRDEDRATGIGLIQALTGVAMSLSPTLAGLVLNMLGGLEVEYMRALFLIQLIGSCLAFAWILFRFKEPTNTVRRSVKLNFIEDLKEVLASSRSKKWLLVELSGGFIFGMVIPFIYVYAAEVKHADALTLGLMGSGMNFTYMVSSIPIGKLADRIGRKKTIMLLRPTLYLSMILLVVAPSPEYLILAMALRGFTWGGMAAWSSLALELVSESERGRWSGVIQLLRNLFRVPAPLVGGYLWAVLDPSAPFLILVLTDIMFRLPLIALTPETLEARNSR
- a CDS encoding DUF362 domain-containing protein, which produces MADVYLVKAVRPRYDKSESLVNKIPELMERAGIKDVVKDGDVVAIKVHFGVRGGYRIIRPQFIRAVVDVVKGLGGKPFVTDTWGLNHVYDAFYNGLSYATLGAPVLPANGIKENDFRVVKLDEYYWLREVEVAGNIYDADVLINFAHAKGHGGAGYGGVIKNIALGCVTQRTRRAQHSKEREVGVKAFHEAMADVVKAVLSNKQGKVFHMLWIMDVVEHCDCTAFGMIPLVPDIGVAASKDLVSVEKAGLDLINQAPSVPGSVADKYGLKPGENKFLRIHGRDPYVQVEVAEKAGLGSSQYKLIEL
- a CDS encoding VWA domain-containing protein, with translation MKRLVLCLDISESMGYGEPSKLKQAVEAAVKTVETLRSETLTGLVVFDSEPEVLLEPKRIFPNEVREILASLRPRGVSRIAAGLEKAVTLASSNGEVVLISDGRANLSLDRSIGFEGLVELEQELIDIAKKASQNRVKIHTIAVGEDSFTCTFKALSNTSGGRFYLAETFLGLAEASKPLIPVLTLENLTVYPAPAELPEAQPTWTRESQMTHVAVVSDRLYEAYGESRVAVLRNPVNGREARVALQTVESPILAPYRGRRAKVVQRLRGDEAILLDRTYRDFLLVKTREQVSLTLYRTGG